The sequence below is a genomic window from Montipora capricornis isolate CH-2021 chromosome 14, ASM3666992v2, whole genome shotgun sequence.
CAAGGTTCGTTGAGCTAACGCTATCAAGCAGTTCATTGTTCAATTGAAGCTCAAAACTCTTTCGCTTAAGATAAATGTTCTTGTTCTAGGAAGCATAACTTCGTGACTGGTCTTGATAGGACCGTCGTTCTTGTCGCAACCTTCACGGATCTTGTTAGGCCATCACTTCCCGGGTGAACTTCAATGATGCGACCTAACCGCCATTGTCCACGGTGAACTCTTTCATCTGCGATAAGCACCAGGTCTCCGACTACAAAATCTCGACGCAGCCTTAACCACTTCTGGCGTTCTTGTAAGGAAGGCAAATACTCCGACAACCATCTTTTCCAGAATACGTCAGCAAGATATTGCACTTGTTTCCAACGATTTCGGCAATAGAGATCTCCCTTCACGAATACACCAGGTGGCACATTCAAATTTGACT
It includes:
- the LOC138031673 gene encoding uncharacterized protein yields the protein MVLTFEEGERELREAVDSWNQQKINSFLHQRNIDWKFNPPGASHMGGVWERIIRSVRKVLRVLLREQLVSGEALRTLMAEVESILNGRPLTCNSDDPADMEPLTPNHLLLMQSNLNVPPGVFVKGDLYCRNRWKQVQYLADVFWKRWLSEYLPSLQERQKWLRLRRDFVVGDLVLIADERVHRGQWRLGRIIEVHPGSDGLTRSVKVATRTTVLSRPVTKLCFLEQEHLS